A DNA window from Rhinolophus sinicus isolate RSC01 linkage group LG10, ASM3656204v1, whole genome shotgun sequence contains the following coding sequences:
- the SMIM33 gene encoding small integral membrane protein 33 produces MHQAGHYSWLFPAVNGSAEQETRRVLGRAWDPPPGVGLPLLTVIVAVFVLLAVCIVLVVHFGPRLHRGHATLPTEPPAPKLEDGIYLIQWRVLGPQDSQEDTQQGPPVPGSCLVPDGPGLSIDEVTYL; encoded by the exons ATGCACCAG gctGGCCACTATTCCTGGCTTTTTCCAGCTGTGAACGGCTCAGCGGAGCAGGAGACCCGGAGGGTGCTGGGCAGAGCCTGGGACCCACCTCCAGGGGTTGGGCTGCCCCTGCTCACTGTCATCGTAGCTGTCTTTGTCCTGCTGGCAGTATGTATTGTATTGGTGGTCCACTTTGGGCCAAGGCTACACCGGGGACATGCCACTCTCCCCACAGAGCCTCCAGCCCCAAAGCTGGAGGACGGCATCTACCTCATCCAATGGCGAGTGCTGGGCCCCCAGGACAGTCAGGAAGACACCCAGCAGGGCCCTCCCGTCCCTGGTTCCTGTCTTGTGCCAGATGGGCCTGGGCTCAGCATCGATGAAGTCACATATCTTTAA
- the STING1 gene encoding stimulator of interferon genes protein isoform X1 translates to MPHSSLHPSIPRPRGHRAKKAAFVLLSACLAALWELGEPADHILRWLVLHLASEQLGLLLKGLCSLAEEMCHVHSRYQGSYWRVVRACLGCPIRCGALLLLSCYCYTFLPNTAGLPFAWIVALLGLSQALNILLDLQGLAPAVVSTICEQGNFNVAHGLAWSYYIGYLRLILPGLQARIRTYNQRHNNTARGAGSCKLYILLPLDCGVPDNLSEADPNIRFLHKLPEQSADRAGIKGRVYTNSIYEILENGKPVGTCILEYATPLQTLLAMSQDSRAGFSREERLEQAKLFCQTLADILADAPDSQNCRLIVYLEAAEGSNFSLSQEILKHLKQEEKEEVTMGTLGPPGMPEPSTLDEEPQLLISGMDQPLPLRTDVF, encoded by the exons ATGCCCCACTCCAGCCTACATCCATCCATCCCGCGACCTAGGGGTCACAGGGCCAAGAAGGCAGCCTTTGTCCTGCTGAGTGCCTGCCTGGCAGCCCTGTGGGAGTTGGGGGAGCCGGCAGACCACATTCTCAGGTGGCTGGTGCTCCACCTGGCCTCCGAGCAGCTGGGACTGCTGTTAAAGGGGCTCTGCAGTCTGGCCGAGGAGATGTGCCACGTCCATTCCAG GTACCAGGGCAGCTACTGGAGGGTTGTTCGGGCCTGCCTGGGCTGCCCCATCCGCTGCGGGGCTCTGCTGCTGCTGTCCTGCTATTGCTACACCTTCCTCCCAAACACAGCTGGCCTGCCCTTCGCCTGGATTGTTGCCCTCCtgggcctctcccaggcactgaACATCCTGCTGGACCTCCAG GGCCTGGCCCCGGCTGTGGTCTCTACAATCTGTGAACAAGGGAACTTCAACGTGGCCCATGGGCTGGCATGGTCGTATTATATTGGGTACCTGCGGCTGATCCTGCCAG GGCTCCAGGCCCGGATCCGCACTTATAATCAGCGCCACAACAACACGGCACGGGGCGCAGGGAGCTGTAAGCTGTACATCCTCTTACCCTTGGACTGTGGGGTGCCTGACAACCTGAGTGAGGCCGACCCCAACATTCGCTTCCTCCATAAGCTACCCGAGCAAAGCGCTGACCGTGCTGGCATCAAGGGCCGGGTATACACCAACAGTATCTATGAGATTCTGGAGAACGGGAAGCCG GTGGGCACCTGTATCCTGGAGTACGCCACCCCCTTGCAGACCCTGCTTGCCATGTCACAGGATAGCCGAGCTGGCTTTAGCCGGGAGGAGCGGCTTGAGCAGGCCAAACTCTTCTGCCAGACACTCGCGGACATCCTGGCAGATGCCCCTGATTCTCAGAACTGTCGCCTCATTGTCTACCTGG AAGCTGCAGAGGGAAGCAACTTCTCCCTGTCACAGGAGATTCTCAAGCACCTgaagcaggaggaaaaggaggaggtgaCTATGGGTACTCTGGGGCCCCCGGGGATGCCGGAACCTTCCACGCTAGACGAAGAGCCCCAGCTCCTCATCAGTGGCATGGATCAGCCTCTCCCACTCCGCACAGATGTCTTCTGA
- the STING1 gene encoding stimulator of interferon genes protein isoform X2: protein MWKSKQDQAGQHDVVCAALGWMCGVTRGYRLYPERLPLVTGSHCAGPSLPVIFQKPLRSGSRRYQGSYWRVVRACLGCPIRCGALLLLSCYCYTFLPNTAGLPFAWIVALLGLSQALNILLDLQGLAPAVVSTICEQGNFNVAHGLAWSYYIGYLRLILPGLQARIRTYNQRHNNTARGAGSCKLYILLPLDCGVPDNLSEADPNIRFLHKLPEQSADRAGIKGRVYTNSIYEILENGKPVGTCILEYATPLQTLLAMSQDSRAGFSREERLEQAKLFCQTLADILADAPDSQNCRLIVYLEAAEGSNFSLSQEILKHLKQEEKEEVTMGTLGPPGMPEPSTLDEEPQLLISGMDQPLPLRTDVF, encoded by the exons ATGTGGAAATCAAAACAAGATCAGGCAGGGCAGCATGATGTAGTATGTGCTGCCTTAGGCTGGATGTGTGGAGTCACACGTGGGTACCG GCTGTACCCAGAGCGGCTGCCTTTGGTCACTGGGAGTCATTGCGCCGGCCCTTCTCTTCCTGTCATCTTCCAGAAGCCTCTTCGGTCTGGGAGTAGAAG GTACCAGGGCAGCTACTGGAGGGTTGTTCGGGCCTGCCTGGGCTGCCCCATCCGCTGCGGGGCTCTGCTGCTGCTGTCCTGCTATTGCTACACCTTCCTCCCAAACACAGCTGGCCTGCCCTTCGCCTGGATTGTTGCCCTCCtgggcctctcccaggcactgaACATCCTGCTGGACCTCCAG GGCCTGGCCCCGGCTGTGGTCTCTACAATCTGTGAACAAGGGAACTTCAACGTGGCCCATGGGCTGGCATGGTCGTATTATATTGGGTACCTGCGGCTGATCCTGCCAG GGCTCCAGGCCCGGATCCGCACTTATAATCAGCGCCACAACAACACGGCACGGGGCGCAGGGAGCTGTAAGCTGTACATCCTCTTACCCTTGGACTGTGGGGTGCCTGACAACCTGAGTGAGGCCGACCCCAACATTCGCTTCCTCCATAAGCTACCCGAGCAAAGCGCTGACCGTGCTGGCATCAAGGGCCGGGTATACACCAACAGTATCTATGAGATTCTGGAGAACGGGAAGCCG GTGGGCACCTGTATCCTGGAGTACGCCACCCCCTTGCAGACCCTGCTTGCCATGTCACAGGATAGCCGAGCTGGCTTTAGCCGGGAGGAGCGGCTTGAGCAGGCCAAACTCTTCTGCCAGACACTCGCGGACATCCTGGCAGATGCCCCTGATTCTCAGAACTGTCGCCTCATTGTCTACCTGG AAGCTGCAGAGGGAAGCAACTTCTCCCTGTCACAGGAGATTCTCAAGCACCTgaagcaggaggaaaaggaggaggtgaCTATGGGTACTCTGGGGCCCCCGGGGATGCCGGAACCTTCCACGCTAGACGAAGAGCCCCAGCTCCTCATCAGTGGCATGGATCAGCCTCTCCCACTCCGCACAGATGTCTTCTGA